A DNA window from Niabella yanshanensis contains the following coding sequences:
- a CDS encoding ATP-binding protein — protein MSSPSSILQCHTEPIHILGKIQDRGFLIGIEKEKEQVTHASENVNSLLLADANDLIGRHCRILDKLITAPGFLFSHYAASLSKGDVSLPNHYPVVTCNGITYYLIHSFSNNYLIFETEPVLQEGDVSDKIFEIVDTVIGQNIIADIMDAAVSEIKRITGFERVMVYQFHKDGSGQVVAEAIDEELEPFMGLRYPETDIPRQARELYKKNHIRLVHEAGGATPSVISSTPAPLDLTYSVLRAVSPTHIEYLKNMGVTSSYSVSIMDDNVLWGLVSCHHSTRKIIDFKVRQATLLIAKVMMSRISEKLKDLSKQAERKYTSNYSRLQELIIQEHNFKSSLNKGLQHLLQTTSASGFAMMFDGQLYSQGLVPERDQILSIIEWHKTKRIYGLYYTQQFSKEDEKAVDYYKRASGILIAPLTVEGSYLIWFKKENRYVVQWAGNPHDKDTQPVKDNHQLKQYVPRKSFAVWRENITQQSESWTNEEISSAQRVALLIDSSFEKERRQISDYNSKLNRITKDLEFFSYTVSHDLKTPLTVIRSYAQLLLLAGDSMSPKEKEITKKIMTSVDKMNEMISGVNQLTRINKNEITFKEVDVSKLINDIVSDHTIAHEYHKTKILIGNTPEILGDHHLIYHCFSNIIGNALKYSSKTSNPKVEISGFKKDAYTCYKILDNGIGIPPEDHAHIFDLFNRCQNASEFEGSGIGLPIVQTILEKHKGYAWCISNLGEGTAFYLVFQNTPS, from the coding sequence ATGAGTAGTCCTTCTTCAATACTTCAGTGCCACACAGAACCCATTCACATTCTTGGTAAAATTCAGGATAGGGGTTTCCTGATTGGAATAGAGAAGGAGAAGGAACAGGTTACGCATGCCAGTGAAAATGTAAACAGTTTATTATTGGCAGATGCCAATGACCTTATTGGAAGACACTGCAGAATTTTAGATAAGCTTATTACTGCACCTGGCTTTTTGTTCTCCCATTACGCGGCATCCCTTAGCAAGGGCGATGTAAGCCTGCCCAATCATTATCCGGTTGTAACCTGCAATGGTATCACTTATTACCTTATTCACTCTTTCAGCAATAACTACCTGATATTTGAAACAGAACCTGTTTTGCAGGAAGGAGATGTTTCTGATAAAATTTTCGAGATAGTAGACACTGTCATTGGCCAGAATATTATTGCGGATATTATGGATGCAGCTGTTTCGGAGATAAAACGGATCACCGGTTTTGAGAGGGTTATGGTGTACCAGTTCCATAAGGACGGAAGTGGGCAGGTAGTAGCAGAAGCTATAGATGAGGAGCTGGAACCCTTTATGGGATTGCGATATCCTGAAACGGATATACCCAGACAAGCACGGGAGCTTTATAAAAAAAATCATATTCGCCTGGTGCACGAAGCAGGAGGTGCTACCCCTTCGGTGATTTCATCTACCCCGGCCCCTCTTGATCTTACGTATTCTGTGTTACGGGCAGTATCTCCAACACATATTGAGTACCTTAAAAACATGGGCGTAACATCCAGTTATAGTGTATCTATAATGGATGACAATGTGCTCTGGGGCCTGGTATCCTGCCATCACAGTACGCGTAAAATAATTGACTTTAAGGTTCGGCAAGCTACTTTACTTATTGCTAAAGTGATGATGTCGAGGATTTCTGAAAAATTAAAAGACCTTTCCAAGCAGGCTGAGCGGAAATACACCAGCAATTATTCAAGGCTCCAGGAGTTGATTATACAGGAACACAACTTTAAATCCAGTCTTAATAAAGGTTTACAACATTTACTACAGACAACCAGTGCATCAGGATTTGCCATGATGTTTGACGGGCAGTTGTACAGCCAGGGTCTGGTGCCCGAAAGAGACCAGATACTGTCCATCATCGAATGGCATAAAACGAAACGTATTTACGGCTTGTATTATACACAGCAGTTTTCGAAGGAAGATGAGAAAGCAGTGGACTACTATAAAAGAGCCAGCGGTATACTCATTGCACCATTGACTGTTGAAGGAAGCTATTTAATCTGGTTCAAAAAGGAAAACCGGTACGTGGTTCAATGGGCGGGCAACCCTCATGATAAAGATACACAACCGGTGAAGGATAACCATCAATTAAAACAATATGTTCCCCGTAAGTCATTTGCGGTTTGGAGAGAGAACATAACACAGCAATCTGAAAGCTGGACGAATGAAGAAATCAGCTCGGCGCAACGGGTGGCGCTGCTGATAGACTCTTCTTTCGAGAAAGAAAGAAGACAGATCTCTGATTATAACAGCAAGTTGAATCGTATAACTAAGGACCTGGAATTTTTTAGCTATACGGTTTCTCACGATCTGAAAACCCCGTTAACTGTGATCAGGTCTTACGCCCAGCTATTATTACTGGCAGGTGATTCGATGAGTCCGAAAGAAAAGGAGATCACTAAAAAGATCATGACCAGTGTTGACAAAATGAACGAGATGATATCGGGCGTTAATCAACTTACCCGTATTAATAAGAATGAGATCACTTTTAAGGAAGTAGATGTTTCTAAACTCATTAATGACATTGTAAGCGATCACACCATCGCCCATGAGTACCATAAAACAAAGATTCTTATTGGCAATACACCCGAAATATTGGGCGACCATCATCTTATTTATCATTGCTTCTCTAATATTATTGGCAATGCGCTAAAATATAGTTCTAAAACCAGCAACCCAAAGGTTGAGATCAGTGGATTTAAAAAGGATGCCTATACCTGTTACAAAATATTGGACAACGGGATCGGCATTCCGCCTGAAGATCATGCGCATATATTTGACCTGTTCAACCGTTGCCAGAATGCCAGTGAATTTGAGGGTTCTGGTATAGGTCTGCCCATTGTACAAACCATCCTTGAAAAACACAAAGGTTATGCCTGGTGCATCAGTAACCTTGGCGAGGGGACCGCTTTCTACCTCGTTTTTCAAAATACGCCATCTTAA
- a CDS encoding DUF4846 domain-containing protein gives MKTGLVTLLFLWGCDQVSVRSAPYDEPATQGLKVDAFRNVGAIRAPAGFTRLPCKEGSFGHWLRTVALKPDNRVYLYDGRLKSNQQVQYAVIDVSVGNRDLQQCADAIMRLRAEFLFEQKRFSDIVFIDNLSKRYTWTGGSNKTSFQKYLDRVFGMCGTASLEKQLNPASMKNIEPGDVLIKGGFPGHAMIVVDVAVNAKGERRFMLAQSYMPAQDIHIVKNPNANNSPWYKADELQPVTTPEWTFVPSQLRKW, from the coding sequence ATGAAAACAGGTTTAGTAACCCTGCTGTTTTTATGGGGATGTGACCAGGTTTCGGTTCGTTCTGCTCCATACGACGAGCCTGCAACGCAGGGTTTAAAAGTGGATGCTTTTAGAAATGTGGGCGCAATCAGGGCACCTGCCGGTTTCACACGATTGCCCTGTAAGGAAGGTTCTTTCGGACACTGGCTGAGGACGGTTGCGCTAAAACCTGATAACCGGGTTTATCTGTATGATGGCCGGCTAAAGTCAAATCAGCAGGTACAGTATGCGGTCATAGACGTATCTGTAGGAAACAGGGATTTGCAGCAATGTGCCGATGCCATTATGAGGCTTCGCGCTGAATTCCTGTTTGAACAAAAACGCTTTTCTGATATTGTCTTTATTGACAACCTGAGTAAAAGATATACATGGACAGGCGGGAGTAATAAAACTAGTTTCCAGAAATACCTGGATCGTGTATTTGGTATGTGCGGAACCGCTTCATTGGAAAAGCAGCTGAACCCGGCATCAATGAAAAATATTGAACCCGGCGATGTCCTCATCAAAGGTGGTTTTCCCGGTCATGCTATGATCGTTGTAGATGTGGCCGTCAACGCAAAAGGTGAAAGACGGTTTATGCTGGCACAGAGCTATATGCCTGCACAGGATATACATATTGTTAAGAACCCCAATGCTAACAATAGCCCCTGGTATAAAGCAGATGAGCTGCAGCCGGTTACGACGCCTGAATGGACTTTTGTGCCCAGCCAGTTAAGAAAGTGGTAA
- a CDS encoding response regulator, whose translation MKKILVIEDNDEVRDNIAEILELSGYEVVAAENGKVGTEIAVQQLPDLIICDIMMPVLDGYGVVYLLNQNPNTNSIPFIFLTAKSEKTDFRKGMELGADDYITKPFEGIELLKAVEMRLHKSEAVKQQLARDIEGADSLNSFLTNVKKVSHVQLISEEREVYNYKKKQQIYAEGQRPKAVYYVKSGKVKTFKSNDDGKELITNVLGKGDFLGYTYILENIVYKESAEVLEDAEIMTIPKDDFLVLMSADMQVARQFIKLITHNVLEKEESLLNIAYNSLRKKVAYQLTAMLEKFKAESPDTKEIRLSRDNLAQVTGIATESLIRTLSDFKAEKLVDIKGGSIIILNESKLKNLPY comes from the coding sequence ATGAAAAAAATTTTGGTAATAGAAGATAACGATGAAGTAAGAGACAATATTGCAGAGATACTGGAGCTATCCGGCTATGAAGTGGTTGCTGCCGAGAATGGTAAAGTGGGAACTGAAATAGCTGTGCAACAGCTTCCGGACCTGATCATCTGCGATATAATGATGCCTGTACTGGATGGCTATGGCGTTGTATACCTGTTAAATCAAAACCCTAACACCAATAGTATTCCCTTTATTTTTTTGACGGCCAAATCTGAAAAAACAGATTTCAGGAAAGGAATGGAGCTGGGTGCAGACGACTATATTACCAAACCTTTTGAAGGAATAGAATTACTGAAAGCTGTGGAGATGCGGCTACATAAGTCGGAAGCGGTAAAACAGCAGCTGGCCCGTGATATTGAAGGTGCCGACTCGCTCAACAGCTTTTTGACCAACGTTAAAAAAGTAAGCCATGTTCAGCTGATCTCAGAAGAAAGGGAGGTTTATAATTATAAAAAGAAGCAGCAGATTTATGCGGAAGGACAAAGACCGAAAGCAGTATACTACGTAAAATCCGGCAAGGTAAAAACCTTCAAATCAAATGATGACGGAAAAGAACTCATCACAAACGTGCTGGGTAAAGGAGATTTTCTGGGTTATACCTACATACTTGAAAACATCGTGTATAAAGAAAGTGCAGAAGTATTGGAGGACGCGGAGATCATGACGATACCCAAGGATGATTTTCTGGTATTAATGTCGGCTGACATGCAGGTTGCCAGGCAGTTCATTAAACTGATCACGCACAATGTACTGGAGAAGGAAGAATCTTTATTGAATATTGCGTACAACTCGCTACGTAAAAAAGTAGCTTACCAGTTAACCGCCATGCTGGAGAAATTTAAAGCAGAATCTCCCGACACTAAAGAGATCAGGTTATCCAGGGATAATCTCGCCCAGGTTACAGGAATTGCTACGGAATCGCTGATCAGGACCTTATCCGATTTTAAAGCAGAAAAGCTGGTTGATATAAAAGGGGGGAGTATTATTATACTAAACGAAAGCAAATTAAAGAACCTGCCCTATTAA
- a CDS encoding PAS domain-containing sensor histidine kinase has translation MHQFFEHTNEDQRNWIEALFDHATIGIVVTNRNGQIINFNKQAERDFGYAKEEVILRSLEILLPPAIKARHENYREGYYEHPTPRSMGHGRDLYAQRKDGSVFPVEVSLSSYTVNNELFVIAFVINITVRKHQEEIVVRQKEELEQVTKEITQLNISLEKKIDDRTKMLRETLSALEQSKLELSEALKTEKDLGEMKSKFVSMASHEFKTPLSTILSSSFLLEKYNDLDEPGKRTKHINRIKHAVNDMKMILDDFLSLDKLDEGIVHAKPETLSAEACFEALSDVVYEMSVHCKPGQQIRTDFKGDTPVVIDERLLKNICINLLSNAIKFSPENGSIELTCQTSSEELRVSVKDSGIGISEEDQAHLFERFFRAQNAVNIQGTGLGLNIVLRYIELMNGSIEFKSELEKGSVFTIHIPQ, from the coding sequence ATGCATCAGTTTTTCGAACATACCAATGAAGATCAGCGTAACTGGATAGAAGCCCTGTTCGATCATGCCACTATCGGGATTGTGGTAACTAACCGGAACGGGCAGATCATCAATTTTAATAAGCAGGCTGAACGGGATTTTGGTTATGCCAAAGAAGAAGTGATTCTCCGGTCATTGGAAATACTTTTACCACCGGCTATAAAAGCCAGGCATGAAAATTACAGGGAAGGCTATTACGAGCATCCTACACCCCGCTCTATGGGGCATGGCAGGGACCTGTATGCCCAACGAAAGGATGGCAGCGTATTCCCGGTAGAGGTAAGTTTAAGTAGTTATACGGTAAACAACGAGCTCTTTGTAATTGCTTTTGTCATCAACATAACGGTTCGAAAACACCAGGAAGAAATAGTAGTCAGGCAAAAAGAAGAGCTGGAGCAGGTCACCAAAGAGATCACCCAGCTCAATATATCTCTTGAAAAAAAGATAGACGACCGTACCAAAATGCTGCGGGAAACGCTTTCGGCCCTTGAACAATCGAAGCTGGAATTAAGTGAAGCTTTAAAAACCGAGAAGGACCTGGGAGAAATGAAATCCAAGTTTGTATCGATGGCCTCGCATGAATTTAAAACGCCGCTCAGCACGATCCTGTCTTCATCGTTTTTATTGGAAAAATATAACGATTTGGATGAACCTGGCAAAAGAACCAAGCATATTAACCGTATTAAACATGCGGTTAATGATATGAAGATGATACTGGATGATTTTTTATCACTGGATAAACTGGATGAGGGCATTGTACACGCAAAACCCGAAACACTTAGCGCTGAAGCCTGTTTTGAAGCGCTGAGTGATGTGGTATACGAGATGTCGGTACATTGTAAGCCCGGCCAGCAGATTCGAACTGATTTCAAAGGTGATACTCCGGTGGTGATCGATGAAAGATTGCTGAAAAACATTTGCATTAACCTGCTCTCCAACGCAATCAAATTTTCTCCCGAAAATGGTTCCATTGAGTTAACATGCCAGACCTCTTCTGAGGAATTGCGGGTGTCTGTAAAGGACAGCGGAATTGGCATTTCTGAGGAAGATCAGGCTCATTTATTTGAAAGATTCTTCCGGGCCCAAAATGCGGTAAATATACAGGGTACCGGTTTGGGGTTAAATATTGTATTGCGCTATATTGAACTGATGAATGGATCTATTGAATTTAAGAGTGAACTGGAGAAAGGCTCTGTGTTCACCATACATATCCCCCAATAA
- a CDS encoding TerC family protein, which produces MDLLFISGSELFTFESLLSFLILVVLEVVLGIDNVIFVSIILNRLPVNLQKKARRTWMVTGILSRCLLLAALSWLLAQKGKHIIPESWFGKGFDLASIVMLVGGLFLIYKSVKEIHHKLEGEDPSAHTQNQKKLSFGQAIAQILVIDAVFSFDSVITAGGTAKHLEIMVAAVIVAMIVMFTFSPKIAAFIEKHPTLKMLALSFLVMIGVSLIVEGWNSDMAHELHLKNYIYFAMAFSFIVELLNMVMRKRATRVVKLNAPSLETKKPFQQSEKH; this is translated from the coding sequence ATGGATCTTTTATTCATTTCCGGTTCGGAGCTTTTTACCTTCGAATCTCTGCTTAGCTTTTTAATACTTGTGGTACTTGAAGTAGTGCTGGGTATAGATAATGTAATTTTTGTAAGCATTATTTTAAACCGGCTACCGGTTAATTTGCAAAAGAAAGCCAGGCGCACCTGGATGGTTACCGGTATACTAAGCCGCTGCCTTTTGCTGGCGGCATTAAGCTGGTTGCTGGCTCAAAAAGGTAAACACATTATTCCCGAATCCTGGTTTGGCAAAGGTTTCGACCTGGCGAGCATTGTAATGCTGGTGGGCGGTCTATTTCTTATTTATAAATCGGTTAAAGAAATACATCATAAGCTGGAAGGTGAAGATCCGTCAGCCCATACACAAAATCAAAAAAAGCTAAGTTTTGGACAAGCCATCGCGCAGATATTAGTAATTGATGCCGTTTTTTCTTTTGACAGTGTGATTACTGCCGGTGGTACAGCCAAGCACCTGGAGATCATGGTAGCTGCGGTTATTGTAGCTATGATCGTGATGTTTACCTTCAGTCCCAAAATCGCCGCATTTATTGAAAAGCATCCTACGCTAAAAATGCTGGCGCTATCCTTCCTGGTAATGATAGGAGTTAGTCTTATTGTTGAAGGCTGGAACTCTGATATGGCGCATGAACTGCATCTTAAAAACTATATATACTTTGCAATGGCATTTTCGTTTATTGTAGAGCTACTTAATATGGTAATGCGGAAGCGGGCTACCAGGGTCGTTAAGTTAAACGCTCCGTCTTTGGAAACTAAAAAACCGTTTCAACAATCAGAAAAGCACTAA
- a CDS encoding quinone-dependent dihydroorotate dehydrogenase: MYSLLRKLYFMFPAEQAHYMAMNQLSLLTASQAGKKLVSAIVAPPPDNRLETRFLNMTFKNPVGLGAGFDKNARYLNELEALGFGFVEIGTVTPLAQDGNPKPRLFRLPQDKALINRMGFNNEGADIIAERLQKWREKKATNTDKQPLIIGGNIGKNKVTPNEDAWKDYATCFNKLHHYVDYFVVNVSSPNTPGLRELQEKESLRKIIWNLAMINNGKAVAKPILLKIAPDLTQSQIDDVIDLASEVKLDGLVISNTTIDRNGLNTPVAEQEKIGAGGLSGKPVRAKSTGIIEYVHRQTRGSIPIIGSGGIFTGVDAREKMAAGASLVQVWTGFIYQGPDIVKQICKSL; encoded by the coding sequence ATGTATTCATTACTGCGCAAATTGTACTTTATGTTCCCGGCCGAGCAAGCTCATTATATGGCTATGAACCAGTTAAGCCTGCTTACAGCATCCCAAGCCGGGAAAAAGCTGGTGAGCGCTATAGTGGCACCACCGCCAGATAATCGTCTTGAAACCCGGTTTTTAAATATGACTTTTAAAAACCCTGTTGGCCTGGGCGCCGGATTTGATAAAAATGCCCGCTACCTGAATGAGCTGGAAGCGCTCGGGTTTGGGTTTGTTGAGATAGGGACGGTTACGCCACTGGCCCAGGATGGCAATCCAAAACCAAGGTTGTTTCGCCTGCCCCAGGATAAGGCACTGATCAACCGCATGGGCTTTAATAACGAGGGGGCGGATATTATTGCAGAACGACTGCAAAAGTGGAGAGAAAAAAAAGCAACAAACACGGACAAGCAACCATTGATTATTGGTGGCAATATTGGCAAAAACAAGGTTACCCCCAATGAAGATGCCTGGAAGGATTATGCCACCTGCTTTAATAAACTGCATCATTATGTAGACTATTTTGTAGTGAATGTGAGCAGCCCTAATACTCCTGGTTTACGGGAGTTGCAGGAGAAGGAGTCGCTTCGCAAGATCATCTGGAACCTGGCCATGATCAACAATGGTAAAGCAGTGGCTAAGCCTATTTTATTAAAGATCGCTCCCGACCTCACGCAATCGCAGATTGATGATGTCATAGACCTGGCATCGGAAGTAAAATTAGATGGCCTGGTGATCAGCAATACTACCATTGACCGCAATGGATTAAATACACCGGTTGCCGAACAGGAAAAAATTGGTGCGGGTGGGTTGAGCGGCAAGCCGGTAAGGGCTAAGAGTACAGGCATTATTGAATATGTGCATCGACAAACAAGGGGAAGCATTCCCATTATTGGCTCGGGTGGTATTTTTACCGGCGTTGATGCCCGTGAGAAAATGGCTGCCGGTGCGTCGTTGGTGCAGGTATGGACCGGTTTCATTTACCAGGGGCCCGATATTGTAAAACAAATCTGTAAATCCTTATAA
- a CDS encoding acetyl-CoA C-acyltransferase, with amino-acid sequence MEAYIVAGYRTAVGKAKRGGFRFYRPDDLAIEVIRGVMSSIPQLEPGRVDDVIVGNAVPEAEQGLQVGRIIAARALGIDTPGMTVNRYCASGLETIAIASAKIRSGMADCIIAGGTESMSLVPASGWKTVPSYSIASDAPDYYLNMGLTAEAVAKDFNISRQAQDEFSYNSHQKAIEAITKGYFKEGILPIDVEEIYLDEKGKKQKRNFVVDTDEGPRADTSLEALNKLKPVFAAGGTVTAGNASQTSDGAAFVVVMSEKLMNELQLQPIGRLVASAVAGVDPRIMGIGPVAAIPKALQQAGKNLGDIDLIELNEAFASQALAVIQEANLDPEKVNINGGAIALGHPLGCTGTKLTIQVLGDLKRLNKKYGMVTACVGGGQGIAGIIERL; translated from the coding sequence ATGGAAGCATATATTGTTGCCGGGTATAGAACGGCAGTCGGAAAAGCAAAAAGAGGTGGATTCCGTTTTTATCGTCCTGATGACCTGGCCATTGAGGTGATCAGGGGGGTGATGAGTAGTATTCCGCAGTTGGAGCCAGGCAGGGTAGATGATGTGATTGTGGGAAACGCAGTGCCTGAGGCTGAGCAGGGGTTACAGGTGGGCCGGATCATTGCGGCACGGGCTCTTGGAATTGATACGCCTGGTATGACCGTGAACCGTTATTGCGCATCTGGTTTGGAAACCATCGCAATAGCGAGCGCCAAGATCCGGAGCGGCATGGCCGACTGTATCATTGCAGGTGGTACAGAAAGCATGAGCCTGGTACCTGCTTCAGGATGGAAAACGGTGCCTTCCTATTCTATAGCCAGCGATGCTCCTGATTATTACCTGAACATGGGATTGACAGCGGAGGCAGTGGCCAAAGATTTTAATATTAGCCGGCAGGCGCAGGATGAGTTTAGTTATAACTCACACCAGAAAGCCATAGAGGCTATTACGAAAGGTTATTTTAAGGAGGGCATTTTACCGATAGATGTGGAGGAGATTTACCTGGATGAGAAAGGTAAAAAGCAGAAGAGAAATTTTGTAGTGGATACCGATGAGGGCCCAAGGGCTGATACATCTTTAGAGGCGTTGAATAAGCTGAAACCGGTGTTTGCGGCAGGCGGTACTGTAACGGCAGGCAATGCTTCACAAACCAGTGATGGTGCGGCTTTTGTGGTAGTGATGAGCGAGAAGCTGATGAATGAGTTACAGCTTCAGCCTATTGGCAGATTGGTTGCCTCCGCTGTGGCAGGGGTTGACCCTCGCATTATGGGAATAGGGCCGGTGGCTGCTATACCTAAAGCTTTGCAGCAGGCAGGTAAGAACCTCGGGGACATTGATTTGATAGAATTGAATGAAGCTTTTGCTTCGCAGGCCCTGGCGGTTATCCAGGAAGCTAACCTGGATCCGGAAAAAGTAAATATTAACGGAGGCGCTATAGCATTGGGCCACCCGCTGGGTTGTACCGGTACAAAGTTGACCATCCAGGTGCTGGGTGATCTGAAAAGATTAAACAAGAAGTATGGTATGGTGACGGCTTGTGTAGGAGGAGGGCAAGGCATTGCGGGTATTATAGAAAGATTATAA
- a CDS encoding ATP-binding protein, with the protein MIAQTLIAEVLDTQNEFWLQKDTSVPREKSAAIKVYAGFASIITGIRRCGKSTLLRQLLSTVSGNTIFLNFEDPRLTGFERDDFRRLDLELKNRKTKNLFFDEIQMLDNWELYVRQKLDEGFNVIVTGSNATLLSKEMGTKLTGRHLSGELFPFSFSEYLKFNKKRNSEKALLAYLKDGGFPEFLKLKNPQILQQLLDDILLRDIAVRYAVRDVGSLRKLAVYLVSHIGKPISATKLKDTLNIKATSTVLEYFSYMEDAYLVQFVSKFSYSLQVQIRNPKKVYAIDLGLFTHNSITFSDENGRRLENLVYLHYRRQGKEITYFSEKKECDFIISEKGKVKSAVQVCYEITQDNLQREIDGLMEALRFLKLKKGSIITLKQSDVYHVDGKEIELIPVSQLLLELT; encoded by the coding sequence ATGATAGCGCAAACGCTGATAGCTGAAGTGTTGGATACGCAAAATGAATTCTGGCTTCAGAAAGATACTTCGGTACCAAGGGAGAAATCTGCAGCAATAAAAGTATATGCGGGCTTTGCTTCTATTATCACAGGCATTCGGCGTTGTGGCAAGAGTACGCTGCTTAGGCAATTATTATCTACTGTTTCGGGGAATACCATTTTTCTGAATTTCGAAGATCCACGGCTGACGGGTTTTGAAAGAGATGATTTCAGAAGACTGGACTTGGAACTAAAGAACCGGAAAACAAAAAACCTCTTCTTTGATGAAATTCAGATGCTGGATAACTGGGAATTATATGTCAGGCAGAAATTAGATGAAGGGTTTAATGTTATTGTAACCGGGTCTAACGCCACCTTGCTAAGTAAAGAAATGGGTACTAAACTTACGGGCAGGCACTTGTCGGGTGAGTTATTCCCATTTTCCTTTTCAGAATATCTGAAGTTCAACAAAAAACGGAATAGCGAGAAAGCTTTGCTGGCTTATTTAAAGGACGGCGGTTTTCCAGAGTTTCTAAAACTTAAAAATCCGCAGATATTACAACAGCTGTTGGATGATATTTTATTAAGAGACATTGCCGTACGCTATGCCGTACGTGATGTAGGTTCTCTGCGAAAGCTGGCGGTATACCTGGTGTCCCATATTGGGAAACCCATATCGGCTACTAAATTAAAGGATACACTCAATATAAAGGCTACGAGCACGGTTTTGGAGTATTTTTCTTATATGGAGGATGCTTACCTGGTACAGTTTGTATCTAAATTTAGTTACTCATTACAGGTGCAGATCCGTAATCCTAAAAAGGTATATGCAATAGACCTCGGCCTGTTTACGCATAACTCTATCACGTTCTCTGATGAAAATGGCAGACGCCTGGAGAACCTGGTGTATTTACATTACCGAAGGCAGGGAAAGGAAATAACTTACTTTAGTGAGAAGAAAGAATGCGATTTTATTATTTCTGAAAAGGGAAAGGTAAAGAGTGCTGTACAGGTATGTTATGAGATCACCCAGGATAATCTGCAACGTGAAATTGATGGTTTGATGGAAGCGCTTCGTTTTCTAAAGCTAAAAAAAGGAAGTATCATAACACTGAAGCAGTCAGATGTATATCATGTGGATGGAAAGGAAATAGAGTTGATACCGGTTAGCCAACTATTGCTGGAATTAACGTAG